One bacterium DNA segment encodes these proteins:
- a CDS encoding FAD-binding protein, whose amino-acid sequence MPTSEIVNELKKLLGEEHVLTTPEDKACYAFDATADMPSHFPDAVLFPGSTEEIQGVMRLASRTKTPVYVRGSGTNLSGGTIPLEGGLVLSTARLNKILEVDAENLTATVQPGVVIQALNDAVAPHGLIYPPDPGTVTTATMGGSTAECSGGLRGLKYGVTKHYIMGLEIVLADGEKFRCGGKTVKNVSAYDLVKLFVGSEGTLGVITEITVKLIPAPPARKAMLAVFADMDAAAKTITGIIAAKVIPATMEILDRITIETVEEYAKVGLPTDAEAILLIEVDGLPEVVEREAEAVVAVCRGFGGDVRVAKDDAERDKVWAARRAALPALAQKSPTTVLEDATVPRSKIPEMLRALKEIAAKHGLLIGTFGHAGDGNLHPTILCDERNAEEMERVHKAVDEIFEVAVRLGGTLSGEHGIGVAKRKYLEWEFGKTGVEVLRKIKTALDPDFILNPDKIVPRSR is encoded by the coding sequence ACAAGGCCTGCTACGCCTTCGACGCCACGGCCGACATGCCCTCGCATTTCCCGGACGCGGTCCTCTTCCCCGGCTCGACCGAGGAGATCCAGGGCGTGATGCGCCTCGCCTCGCGCACCAAGACGCCGGTCTACGTGCGCGGCTCGGGGACGAACCTCTCCGGCGGGACGATCCCGCTCGAAGGCGGGCTGGTGCTCTCGACGGCGCGGCTGAACAAGATCCTCGAGGTGGACGCGGAGAACCTCACCGCGACGGTCCAGCCCGGCGTCGTGATCCAGGCGCTCAACGACGCGGTCGCCCCCCACGGGCTGATCTACCCGCCCGATCCGGGGACGGTGACGACGGCGACGATGGGCGGCTCGACCGCCGAGTGCTCCGGCGGGCTGCGCGGCCTGAAGTACGGCGTGACCAAGCACTACATCATGGGGCTGGAGATCGTGCTGGCCGACGGCGAGAAGTTCCGCTGCGGCGGCAAGACGGTGAAGAACGTCTCGGCCTACGACCTCGTCAAGCTGTTCGTCGGGTCCGAGGGGACGCTCGGCGTGATCACCGAGATCACGGTGAAGCTGATCCCCGCGCCGCCGGCGCGGAAGGCGATGCTCGCCGTCTTCGCCGACATGGACGCCGCGGCGAAGACGATCACCGGGATCATCGCCGCGAAGGTCATCCCGGCGACGATGGAGATCCTCGACCGGATCACGATCGAGACCGTCGAGGAGTACGCGAAGGTCGGGCTGCCGACCGACGCGGAGGCGATCCTGCTGATCGAGGTGGACGGCCTCCCCGAGGTCGTGGAGCGCGAGGCCGAGGCGGTCGTCGCCGTCTGCCGCGGCTTCGGCGGCGACGTGCGCGTGGCCAAGGACGACGCCGAGCGGGACAAGGTCTGGGCGGCCCGCCGCGCGGCGCTGCCGGCCCTCGCCCAGAAGTCGCCGACCACCGTGCTCGAGGACGCGACGGTCCCCCGCTCCAAGATCCCCGAGATGCTCCGCGCGCTCAAGGAGATCGCGGCGAAGCACGGCCTGCTGATCGGCACCTTCGGCCACGCCGGCGACGGCAACCTCCACCCGACGATCCTCTGCGACGAGCGGAACGCGGAGGAGATGGAGCGGGTGCACAAGGCGGTGGACGAGATCTTCGAGGTCGCCGTGCGCCTCGGCGGCACGCTCTCCGGCGAGCACGGGATCGGCGTCGCCAAGCGCAAGTACCTCGAGTGGGAGTTCGGCAAGACCGGCGTCGAGGTGCTGCGCAAGATCAAGACCGCGCTCGACCCCGACTTCATCCTCAACCCCGACAAGATCGTGCCGCGGAGCCGCTGA